The Victivallis sp. Marseille-Q1083 DNA window CCGGGGCCGGCCGACGAAGACCAGCCGGGGCTGGCGGGCGAAGAAACTGTAGAGCGCGTCGCTGGCATCGAGATAATCGTGCGAAATGCAGATCACGCCATCCGCACCGTACTGGCGGAAACTCTGATAGCCCGCAATCACGTTCGACACCTTGTCGTGCTCCTCGGCCACCATGATGCGGTAGCCGCGCGCATCGGCGCAACGTTCAATCGCCGCCAGCATCCGCGCCAGCCCGCCCACCGACTCCGAATCGATCAGGACCCCGATCAGCTTGCTGGTGCCGACCCGGAGATTGCGGGCCGACAGATTGGGCCGGTAATGCAGCCGTTCCGCCACAGCAAGAATGTCTTTGGCCGTCGCGGCGCCGACCCGGGTATTGCTGCCGCCCGACTGGTTCAGCACCTTCGCCACCGTCACCACCGACACGCCGCACTCCGCTGCGATGTCGCTCAAACGCACTTCTCCGCTCCGTCTCGCCATAATTCAGTTTGATTTCTATTGATTTATCGTTAAGTTTAATTACATTATAGCATATCCGATAAAAAAAGTCAATACCCGATCCCCAAAAAAATTATTATTGTCCAGAATTTAGTGAAAGACACTTGCAGTTTCCGGCTGCCGATTACGACATTGCCGGTGATGTTCAGCCGCTTGCGGCACCAGCCCTGACCTGCCTCCCATAGTCAACCGAACCGGCGAAGCGGCAGCCGGGACGGCCTGACAGCGAACCCGGAAAGACTTGCACACGGCATCCCCGCTGAGACTCACGGCTGCTTTGGGATTTATCAGGCGGGAAAAATCCGCCGGTACTCCATCGGCGTACAGCCGAAATAGCGATGGAACACCCGGCTGAAATGAAACTGATTGGCAAAGCCGCAACGGTCAGCCACCTCGGCAATCCGGCAATCCGGTTCCCGCGCCAGCAACTGCGCCGCCGCCTGCATTCTGACTTTGGCGACATATTGCAGCGGCGACAATTTGAGCCGGGCGGTGAATTCCCGGTAAAACGCCGCCCGCGACTTGCCGGACAACGCATACAGCCGCTCAAGCTCCACTGCTTCGAAACGATGCCGATAAATGTACTGCAGCACCTGCAGCAGCCAGCCCGGCAATTGCGGCGCCGCCGGCTGCCGCCGCCCCAGCCGAAGAATCCGTCCGATCACCTCGTAACCGAGCGCCAGTTGCGCAACCGTCGTTTCCTCGGTCGCTTCCCGCTTCTGCAGCGCCTCCAGCCGGCTGCCCAGCGCGCCGATCTCGTCGGCCTCCGGACGCGGCACCCGCAGCGGCAGCCAGTAGCAGCTCAGTGGATCGAGCACATCGAAATTGGTCAATTTGAAATGGACATACCGCACCCGCATGATCCCGCCGGATGGATTGACGTGATGGATAATCCGCAACGGCCGGTCCGGCCCGGTGAGAAACGCTTCTCCTTCCGCCAGATCGGCGTATTCCTCCCCGGCCGACAATTCATAGCGCCCGACCGTCGCCTGGGCGAAAATATAGTAAGGGACGGTCTTGCAACTGACATCCCCCTCCTTCGGGGTCTGGAAGGAATCGCTCTGCAAAAAATCCATTTTCCATTGTACGTACGAAGACACCATCTGCTGCTCCCGGCTTTTCCGAAACATAGCAGTGAAAAACGGCTTTACAAATTTTTGAGACGCCCGGATATATTTTTTGGTATTGTGGATATGCCGAAAATGATATTTTAAGCTATTCTATATGGAAGAAAAAAATCAATCGGTTGACCGCTCCTTTCGACAGAACGGCAACCCGGCAACAACAATCACTGACTATTCGGAGGGTCCGATTATGCTGAAACAACTCAATCCGCTCGGCGATACCACGCCGATCCGTCTGTCCGAAGCGACCCGGACATTGGCCAAGCAATATCTCGGCGGCGACTTCAAAGCGACGGTCCGCACCATTCCGCTGCCGAAACCGCCGGACGATCTCGATGTCAACCTCGCTTATGCCAGACACCTGATGGATATCGTCGAGCAGGCGCCGCTGGAGTTGCTTCCGGCCGAACGGCTGGTCGGCGCCGCCCGTTACAGCGAAGCGCCGCAACACGGCACGCCGGGAGCCCCCTGGCCTTCGGTCAGCCATGTCACCATCGACTTTCAGCATGCCGTCCGGGTCGGGCTGCGCGGGCTGGAAGCGGACATCGACGCCGCCCGGCAGGCCCGGCCGGAACCGGTCAATTTCTATCGTTCGCTGCAGCTCTGCATCGCGGCCATGCGGCGCTGGGTCGCCCGCTATGTCGAAGCGCTCACCGCCAACCTGGCCGACAGTGAATTCTATCCGGCCATTCTCGAAGCCTTGAAGCATGTCCCGGAACATCCGCCGCGCAATTTTTTCGAGGCGGTTCAGTCCTTGTGGCTGTTCTGGGAATTTCAGCGCCTGGCCGGCAACTGGTCCGGACTCGGACGGGTCGATGAACTGCTCGGTCCTTACCTGGGCGACACGCCGCCGGAGGAAGCCCGGGAAATCCTGGCGCATTTCTGGATCAAAGGCACCGAATGGTGCGGCCTTTACGGCTTTTCCGGCGGCGATGCCCAGGTTTACCAGAACGTCATCCTCGGCGGCGTCGACGCCGACGGCAACGATCTCACCAACGAAGTCACTTATCTGATCCTCGACATTGTCGAAGAACTGCATATCAGCGATTTTCCGATCGCCGTCCGGGTCGGCAAACATTCGCCGGACCGGCTGATCCGCCGGATTGCCGAAGTACAGTCGCGCGGCGGCGGCATCGTCTCGATTTACAACGAAGACGTCATTCTGCCGGCGTTGCAGAAATTCGGCTATCCGCCGGAAGAGGCGCGCCGTTTCACCAACGACGGCTGCTGGGAAGTGTTGATTCCCGGCCAGACTGCTTTCAGCTACATTCCGTTCGATGCGCTGCAATGTCTGCAGCAGGCGCTGTTCGCTCCGGTCGAATACGGCAGTTTCGACGCCTTGTATCAGAATTACCTGCGGGAACTGGCGGCCAAAATCGAAGAAACCAATCGCGGCATGCCGGACGCCTATCTGCAGCCTGAATTTCCAACGCCCCTGCTGTCGCTGTTGATGCCGAGTTGTATCGCGTCGGGCCGGTCCTACAGCATGCGCGGCGCCCGCTACAACGTCATCGCCATCCATGCCGGCGGCCTGCCGGACGTCGCCAACAGTCTGCTGGCCATCCGCAAGCTGGTCTACGAGGATCGGAAGCTGTCGCTTGCCGAACTGCGGGAATTGCTGCGGAAGGACTTCGACGACGCCGAAGCCTTCCGGCAGCAACTGTTGCATGAACTGCCGTTTTACGGCAACGACGAGCCGGCCGGCGATGCCATGCTGGTCCAGGTCGTCGAGGACTACGTCAAAACCGCCGCTCCCAGCCGGGAAGTCAGCGGCATCCTCCGGCCGGTCGGCATCAGCACCTTCGGTCGGGAAGTGGCCTATGCGCCGGAGCGCCGGGCGACCGCATTCGGCAAACACGCCCACGAATACCTCGCGTCCAACCTGGCGCCGACGCCGGGCACCGACCGCAACGGTCCGGGCGCGGTCGTTCAATCCTTCTGCAAAGTGGATTTCACCGCGATTCCGAACGGCTGCCCGCTGGATCTGCGCTTCGACGCCAAGCTGCTGAACACACCGGACGGCATCGACATGCTCTGCGGACTGCTGAAAAGCTTCATCAGCCTCGGCGGTGACTATCTGCAAATCGATTCCGTCAGCCGGGAAATGCTGATCGAAGCGCGCGACAATCCGGAGCGTTATCCCAACCTGGCAGTGCGCATCTCCGGCTGGTCGGCCCGTTTCGCCACCCTGACCCGCGACTGGCAGGACATGATCATCAACCGGACCACCCAGCCATAAAGATTTCAGGGCGGGAACAGACCGGCAGTCCGGACGGCAACAGCCGTTCCGGGCTGCCGTTTTGCAACAATGTCGCAGCCAAGCCAATTTCACAGTGGCAAAACTTCCCCGGCGGTGTTATAGTTTGCCAGAACGAACGGCCCCGAACCCCGGACTGGATTACGATGGAGCAAAAACGCAACGCGATTGAAAAAAATCCGGAATTTCCCTGGGAAAATTTTTCCCGCAACACCCGTGCCGGCCTCGATACCGATCCCTTTTACGACTCCGGCATGAATATCCTCTATGCCAATTCCGGCCGCCGGACGATCAATCCCAAACATGAGCTGCGTTACTTTGAATTTTACTCTCTGACCCACCTGTACGAAGGCGAAGGCATCTTCGAAGTTCCCGGCCAGGCGCCGGCAAAAGTCAAGGCCGGCCAGGGAATCCTGATCTGTCCGGGTTTCGTCCATTACTACGGACAGGTCGATGCGCGCGGCTTTGTCGAGGACAACGTCTGTTTCGCCGGGCCGGTCGCCGACATCTTTCGCCAGAAAGGTTTTATTCACAACGGTCTCGTCGATATCGGCGAATACCGCACCCTGCTGCCGATTTGTCAGCTCATCGCCCGCGGCGGCAGCTTCGCCCGCATGAAGGCCGGCATCATGCTGCAGCAATTGCTGTTGGATTTTTATGAAAAAAGCGCCAATTTCGGCCACATCACCGCCAGCCGCACCGCGATCGAGGAATTGCTGCTGGCGATCTCCGTCAACCCGATGCGCTGGTGGACGGTCAACGAAATGGCCGAATACTGCAACCTCGATCTGCAGAAATTCCGCCGGACCTTCATCCGGACTACCGGCATTCACCCGAAAAAATACCTCGACAGCTTCAAAATGTCGCTGGCCAAAAGCTGGCTGCAGAAAACCGACTGGCCGCTCGACAAAATCAGCCATTGCCTCGGCTACCAGGACCGCTATCACTTCAGCCGCCGTTTCAAGCAACTGATCGGCATCGCGCCGGAATTTTTCCGGCGGCAGCAACTGTCGATGTCGGAAAAGCCGGATTTCAATTGAACGAGTCACGTCATGCCATCGATCGCGGTCAATCGGCCCGTCGTGATCATCCTGCGCTCCGGCGGCAGGCAGGGCAACGGATTCTTTACCATCTTCAGCCGCAAATTGCTGAATAACGTCCAGTTCCGGCGCCGGCAAACAATCCATTCACTTCCGCAACCGATAACCGGTTCTCCGGCGATTCTGCAAGTCAATTTGCCCGGTCAGTCGAAAATTTTTTCCCGAAAATCAATGTGAACGACAAAAAAATATCGGTGAAAACCTCACTCGAGGCTTTCACCGACCAGCCGGCCGCCGCCGGGTTATTTCGCGTATTCGACCGAACGGGTCTCGCGAATGATCGTCACTTTGATCTGACCGGGATAATTCATCTCTTTTTCGATGCGCTGGCAAATGTCCTTGGCCAGCATCTGCGCTTCGCCTTCGCTGATCTTCTCCGGCGTCACCACGACCCGGACTTCACGGCCGGCCTGCAGCGCGAAACAGGATTCGACGCCGGCGAAATCGTGAGCGATGCTCTCCAACTGTTCCAGCCGCTTCAAATACAGCTCGGTAGTTTCACTGCGGGCGCCGGGCCGCGACGCGCTCAACGTGTCGCAGGCGTTGATCAGGACGTCGTACAAGCTGACCGGCTCCACTTCGCCGTGATGCGCCGCCACCGCCTGGATGACATCCTTGGCTTCGTTGTGCTTGCGCAAAATATCCGCCCCGATCTGGGCATGCGAACCTTCCACTTCATGGTCGACCGCCTTGCCGATATCGTGGAAGAGGCCGATGCGTTTGGCCTTCTGCTCATCCAACCCCAGCTCCGCGGCGATAATTCCCATGAAATAGGCGGTTTCCAGCGAATGCTGCAGCACATTCTGCGAAAAGCTGTAACGGAATTTCAAACGTCCCAGCAGCTTGATCACCTGCGGCGAAACCCCCTGGATTCCGGTTTCCAGCACCGCCGATTCGCCGGCCGAATAAACATCGTCCTCGACTTCCTTGGCGATCTTCTTGGCCAGTTCCTCGATGCGGGTCGGATGAATCCGGCCGTCGCCGATCAACCGCTCCATCAACTGCCGCGCCACTTCCTTGCGAACCGGGTCGAAGCAGGAGATCACCACCGCCTCCGGCGTGTCGTCGATCAGAATATTGACGCCGGTAGCCGCTTCCAGGGCCCGGATATTGCGGCCTTCCCGGCCGATGATCCGCCCCTTCATCTCATCGTTCGGCAACGGGATCGTCGCCGTCGTCCGTTCGTAGGTGCAGTCCGACGCATAACGCTGGATCGCGTAGGTCAGGATCCGGCGCGACTCCTTCTCGGCCTTCTGCTTGGCTTCTTCCAGCAGGTCGCGCACCAGCAGCCCGGATTCGTTCTTCACTTCATTTTTCAGCTTTTCCAGCAGCATCTGCCGGGCGGTTTCCCGATCGAGCTGGGCGACCCGCTCCAACTCGTCGATCTGCTTGGAAATACTCTGCTGCAATTCGTTTTCGCGGTTGTTCAACCGTTCCCGCAGCAGTTCGATCTCCTTTTCCTGCCGTTCGAGATTCTTCAACTTGCCGTCGAGCGAATCGTTTTTGCGCTCCAGCGCCTCCTCGCGCTGCGACAGCCGTTTTTCAACGTTCTGCTGCTCGCGGCGACGCTCTTTGAGTTCGTGCTCGCACTCCTCGCGCAATTTCAAAATTTCGCTTTTGGCGGTCACCTTCGCTTCCCGCTGGATATGCTCGGCCTCTTTGCTGGCCTCTTCCCTCATCTTGTTGATCAGAACTTCTGCGGAACTCTTCCGCGCTTTCTGCACAGCGGCGTTGATCACCCATCCGACCACGCCGCCGCCGAGGACACCCAGTCCGATGTACCAATACCAATTCAAATCCATCACACCAACTCCTGTTCTTGTCTAACCCGCTCAGTCGCCGCTTCCGTGACGATGACATCCAATCGCCGGTCATGTTCCGCCGCCGGTACGGTCGCCACTTCGCGGTCACCGAAAAAAACTCCGATCACCGGCCCGCGGGCCCCGGCCAACAGCCGATCATAAAAACCTTTGCCGCGCCCCAGCCGTCTTCCGGCCCGGTCGAACGCCATTCCCGGCACCAGCCAGGTCAGATGTCCATCGCACCACGTCTGCGCCGCCGCCGGCAACTCCGGCCGCGGTTCCTGTAGCTTATATTTTCCAATACTCAAATCTTTTTCCAAATCTTCCACCGGCACCATTTCATAGCTCCCGTCGCCGGCCCGGTAACGGGGCAGCCAGACCAGCCGGCCGGCCGACAGCCACTGCCGGAACCACGGCCGCAAATCCGGTTCCGTCGCATCGGACAGAAAACCGGCAATCGCCACCGCTTGCCGCACTTCCGGCAAAGCCGACAGCCGCTCGGCAATTGCGGCACTGGCGGCCGCGCCATCCGCCGGCCCCGGCCAGGCACGGCACTGCCGGCGCAGCAACCGTTTTCTTTCGACAATCGAATCAATTGCCATGTTCATCCGCTCCGGCCGCCGCCCGGCAGGCCTTGAAATAAGCCAGCCGTTCCTTGATTTTCGCTT harbors:
- a CDS encoding AraC family transcriptional regulator, yielding MVSSYVQWKMDFLQSDSFQTPKEGDVSCKTVPYYIFAQATVGRYELSAGEEYADLAEGEAFLTGPDRPLRIIHHVNPSGGIMRVRYVHFKLTNFDVLDPLSCYWLPLRVPRPEADEIGALGSRLEALQKREATEETTVAQLALGYEVIGRILRLGRRQPAAPQLPGWLLQVLQYIYRHRFEAVELERLYALSGKSRAAFYREFTARLKLSPLQYVAKVRMQAAAQLLAREPDCRIAEVADRCGFANQFHFSRVFHRYFGCTPMEYRRIFPA
- a CDS encoding pyruvate formate lyase family protein, whose product is MLKQLNPLGDTTPIRLSEATRTLAKQYLGGDFKATVRTIPLPKPPDDLDVNLAYARHLMDIVEQAPLELLPAERLVGAARYSEAPQHGTPGAPWPSVSHVTIDFQHAVRVGLRGLEADIDAARQARPEPVNFYRSLQLCIAAMRRWVARYVEALTANLADSEFYPAILEALKHVPEHPPRNFFEAVQSLWLFWEFQRLAGNWSGLGRVDELLGPYLGDTPPEEAREILAHFWIKGTEWCGLYGFSGGDAQVYQNVILGGVDADGNDLTNEVTYLILDIVEELHISDFPIAVRVGKHSPDRLIRRIAEVQSRGGGIVSIYNEDVILPALQKFGYPPEEARRFTNDGCWEVLIPGQTAFSYIPFDALQCLQQALFAPVEYGSFDALYQNYLRELAAKIEETNRGMPDAYLQPEFPTPLLSLLMPSCIASGRSYSMRGARYNVIAIHAGGLPDVANSLLAIRKLVYEDRKLSLAELRELLRKDFDDAEAFRQQLLHELPFYGNDEPAGDAMLVQVVEDYVKTAAPSREVSGILRPVGISTFGREVAYAPERRATAFGKHAHEYLASNLAPTPGTDRNGPGAVVQSFCKVDFTAIPNGCPLDLRFDAKLLNTPDGIDMLCGLLKSFISLGGDYLQIDSVSREMLIEARDNPERYPNLAVRISGWSARFATLTRDWQDMIINRTTQP
- a CDS encoding AraC family transcriptional regulator, translated to MEQKRNAIEKNPEFPWENFSRNTRAGLDTDPFYDSGMNILYANSGRRTINPKHELRYFEFYSLTHLYEGEGIFEVPGQAPAKVKAGQGILICPGFVHYYGQVDARGFVEDNVCFAGPVADIFRQKGFIHNGLVDIGEYRTLLPICQLIARGGSFARMKAGIMLQQLLLDFYEKSANFGHITASRTAIEELLLAISVNPMRWWTVNEMAEYCNLDLQKFRRTFIRTTGIHPKKYLDSFKMSLAKSWLQKTDWPLDKISHCLGYQDRYHFSRRFKQLIGIAPEFFRRQQLSMSEKPDFN
- the rny gene encoding ribonuclease Y yields the protein MDLNWYWYIGLGVLGGGVVGWVINAAVQKARKSSAEVLINKMREEASKEAEHIQREAKVTAKSEILKLREECEHELKERRREQQNVEKRLSQREEALERKNDSLDGKLKNLERQEKEIELLRERLNNRENELQQSISKQIDELERVAQLDRETARQMLLEKLKNEVKNESGLLVRDLLEEAKQKAEKESRRILTYAIQRYASDCTYERTTATIPLPNDEMKGRIIGREGRNIRALEAATGVNILIDDTPEAVVISCFDPVRKEVARQLMERLIGDGRIHPTRIEELAKKIAKEVEDDVYSAGESAVLETGIQGVSPQVIKLLGRLKFRYSFSQNVLQHSLETAYFMGIIAAELGLDEQKAKRIGLFHDIGKAVDHEVEGSHAQIGADILRKHNEAKDVIQAVAAHHGEVEPVSLYDVLINACDTLSASRPGARSETTELYLKRLEQLESIAHDFAGVESCFALQAGREVRVVVTPEKISEGEAQMLAKDICQRIEKEMNYPGQIKVTIIRETRSVEYAK
- a CDS encoding 5-formyltetrahydrofolate cyclo-ligase, which codes for MAIDSIVERKRLLRRQCRAWPGPADGAAASAAIAERLSALPEVRQAVAIAGFLSDATEPDLRPWFRQWLSAGRLVWLPRYRAGDGSYEMVPVEDLEKDLSIGKYKLQEPRPELPAAAQTWCDGHLTWLVPGMAFDRAGRRLGRGKGFYDRLLAGARGPVIGVFFGDREVATVPAAEHDRRLDVIVTEAATERVRQEQELV